In Halobacillus amylolyticus, the following proteins share a genomic window:
- the modB gene encoding molybdate ABC transporter permease subunit translates to MSNSPLFLSLKIATIATLVVFILGIVFARLITRKKFPGKSIVESVILLPLVLPPTVVGFGLLYLFGKNGPLGEFLLQSFNIQVVFSWIGAVIAAIVVSFPLMYQSASAAFQNYDQNIENAALTMGASKWKVFFTISFPLAWPGLLAGLVLTFARALGEFGATLMIAGYIPGETNTIPLAIYFAVEAGRMEQARFWVLIIVALGFSSILWLNWWSKRNILKFNQ, encoded by the coding sequence ATGAGTAACTCCCCCCTCTTTTTATCATTAAAGATTGCTACAATCGCAACATTGGTTGTTTTTATACTAGGCATTGTTTTCGCCCGTCTGATCACAAGAAAAAAATTTCCTGGGAAAAGTATTGTTGAGTCCGTGATTTTGCTCCCGCTTGTCCTTCCGCCTACCGTTGTTGGGTTTGGCCTTCTTTATCTATTTGGGAAAAATGGACCGTTAGGCGAATTTTTACTTCAATCCTTTAACATCCAGGTCGTTTTTTCTTGGATCGGTGCTGTTATTGCAGCAATCGTGGTATCATTCCCATTAATGTATCAAAGCGCATCTGCAGCTTTCCAAAACTATGATCAAAATATTGAGAATGCAGCGCTAACCATGGGTGCCTCCAAGTGGAAGGTCTTCTTCACCATTTCTTTCCCGTTAGCTTGGCCCGGGCTTTTGGCAGGCTTAGTCCTTACTTTCGCACGTGCTCTTGGTGAATTTGGTGCCACACTTATGATAGCTGGCTATATCCCAGGGGAAACCAACACAATTCCTCTAGCTATCTACTTTGCGGTGGAAGCAGGTAGAATGGAGCAAGCTCGCTTTTGGGTACTAATTATTGTTGCTCTTGGGTTCAGTTCAATACTCTGGCTGAATTGGTGGAGCAAGCGAAATATTTTAAAGTTTAACCAATAA
- a CDS encoding ATP-binding cassette domain-containing protein: MLSVTMKKKLANFTLDVSLQVRNETVVLFGPSGSGKTTILNCIAGLTHPDEGKIKLNDQTLFHTKSKPIPVRKRKIGYLFQDYALFPHMTVYKNITYGATDPELVNKLADVVGIKHLLNKYPRQISGGEKQRTALARALATQPNLLLLDEPFSSLDQETKEQCHQELLRLRELWQIPIILVTHDKEEARKLADRILPIKGGRLSFHTNE, from the coding sequence ATGCTATCGGTAACGATGAAGAAAAAACTGGCCAACTTTACTCTCGATGTATCCTTACAGGTGCGTAATGAGACCGTCGTTTTGTTTGGCCCATCTGGCTCCGGCAAAACCACTATCCTCAACTGTATCGCTGGACTAACTCACCCCGATGAAGGGAAAATAAAGCTTAATGATCAGACACTTTTTCATACGAAAAGTAAACCTATTCCCGTGCGAAAGCGTAAAATTGGCTACTTGTTCCAGGATTATGCCCTCTTTCCGCACATGACTGTTTATAAGAATATTACATATGGCGCAACTGACCCAGAGCTCGTTAATAAACTTGCAGATGTTGTCGGCATAAAACATTTGCTTAATAAATACCCACGACAAATATCCGGAGGCGAAAAACAACGGACAGCACTAGCACGTGCATTAGCTACCCAGCCTAATCTTCTCCTTCTAGATGAACCATTCTCATCACTTGATCAAGAGACAAAAGAACAATGTCACCAGGAGCTCTTACGCCTTCGTGAATTATGGCAAATTCCAATTATCCTAGTCACACATGATAAGGAAGAGGCAAGAAAATTAGCTGACCGAATCTTGCCTATAAAAGGCGGCCGCCTCTCTTTTCACACAAATGAATAG
- a CDS encoding N-acetylmuramoyl-L-alanine amidase family protein, whose amino-acid sequence MANLIALDDGHGMETPGKRTPYIDSLGRSIKENEFNQAVVSFLDEELQRSGFDTLLVAPTDDDTSLSARTSRANDAGAAAYISVHYNAFDGSFEGSNPSGIELYVYPGHLNRQAGVLANNIAKYLREGTQQDFRGVKEANFHVLRETAMIAVLTENGFMDHPDEALLMIDPEFQREVAIEHAKGICDYFGVNYVPGYIGRRVESIYQGDLRFYNQPSWSDSAVAGYLQYGYGFPNILDRVIVDGFPQYKVENSKGAVYYVTANETYVRVV is encoded by the coding sequence ATGGCTAATTTAATCGCACTTGATGATGGACATGGCATGGAAACACCAGGGAAACGCACTCCCTATATTGATAGTCTAGGGCGCTCAATTAAAGAGAATGAATTTAATCAGGCTGTTGTATCGTTCTTAGATGAGGAGTTACAACGAAGTGGCTTTGATACACTGTTAGTGGCTCCTACGGACGATGATACGTCACTTTCAGCTAGGACAAGCCGTGCCAATGACGCAGGGGCAGCTGCTTATATTTCTGTTCATTATAATGCGTTTGACGGGAGCTTTGAGGGTTCAAACCCAAGTGGAATTGAACTTTACGTTTACCCTGGCCACCTAAACCGCCAGGCAGGGGTATTAGCGAATAATATTGCAAAGTATTTGAGAGAAGGTACTCAACAAGACTTTCGTGGAGTAAAAGAGGCAAACTTTCACGTATTGCGTGAAACGGCTATGATTGCTGTGCTAACTGAAAATGGCTTTATGGATCATCCTGATGAGGCGCTTTTAATGATTGATCCAGAGTTTCAAAGAGAAGTCGCGATCGAACATGCTAAGGGGATTTGTGATTACTTTGGGGTCAACTATGTTCCCGGGTATATTGGTCGAAGAGTAGAATCGATCTATCAAGGGGATTTGCGTTTTTATAATCAACCTTCTTGGTCAGATTCAGCCGTTGCTGGATATTTGCAGTATGGTTATGGCTTTCCAAACATTCTGGACCGAGTGATCGTAGATGGTTTCCCTCAATATAAGGTAGAAAATTCAAAAGGGGCAGTTTATTATGTAACAGCTAATGAGACGTATGTCCGCGTAGTGTAA
- a CDS encoding helix-turn-helix domain-containing protein gives MGSLGGRLRKARENKGWSQTLVCEKLGISNSRLSGYERNYREPDTKMLSTLATLYAVSIDWLMGMTEESARGESENEFESFISDPDLQRWYADLPKSSEEDLKKLRKMWEIIKSE, from the coding sequence ATGGGTTCATTAGGTGGAAGATTAAGAAAAGCCCGTGAAAACAAAGGTTGGTCACAAACTCTAGTCTGTGAAAAATTAGGGATCTCAAATTCGAGGCTATCAGGTTACGAAAGAAATTACAGAGAACCAGACACAAAGATGCTATCAACACTTGCCACACTCTACGCTGTATCCATTGACTGGCTGATGGGAATGACAGAAGAGTCAGCAAGAGGAGAATCAGAAAATGAGTTTGAGTCATTTATTAGTGATCCCGATCTACAGCGCTGGTATGCTGATCTCCCTAAATCAAGTGAAGAGGATTTAAAAAAACTAAGAAAGATGTGGGAAATTAT